The proteins below are encoded in one region of Tessaracoccus aquimaris:
- a CDS encoding NAD(P)-dependent oxidoreductase: MKVLVPKAYRGKVPVIDGVEFVTIDHSVPVPEEHLDAEVLVAWGQPADVLRDSAERLTNLKLVQAFLAGPDPVVAAGFPVEVPIATGVGLHDGPVSEHALGMILALIRHLPRALQNQESRYWDPKLSGAMKLRADDGRVTTLNDANVTIWGYGSIGSTLAPLLQSLGAKVTGAARTAGERGE; the protein is encoded by the coding sequence ATGAAGGTCCTGGTCCCCAAGGCTTACCGCGGCAAGGTCCCGGTCATCGACGGCGTCGAGTTCGTCACGATCGACCACTCGGTCCCCGTGCCGGAGGAACACCTCGACGCCGAGGTGCTGGTCGCCTGGGGGCAGCCCGCCGACGTGCTGCGTGACTCCGCGGAGCGGCTGACGAACCTCAAGCTCGTGCAGGCGTTCCTGGCCGGACCCGACCCCGTGGTCGCCGCAGGGTTCCCCGTCGAGGTGCCGATCGCGACCGGCGTCGGGCTCCACGACGGGCCGGTGTCGGAGCACGCCCTCGGCATGATCCTCGCGCTGATCCGCCACCTGCCGCGCGCACTGCAGAACCAGGAGAGCCGCTACTGGGACCCCAAGCTCTCGGGGGCGATGAAGCTGCGCGCCGACGATGGCCGCGTCACCACGCTCAACGACGCGAACGTGACGATCTGGGGCTACGGCTCCATCGGGTCGACGCTCGCGCCGCTGCTCCAGTCGCTCGGGGCGAAGGTCACCGGGGCGGCCCGGACGGCGGGTGAGCGCGGGGAGTGA
- a CDS encoding NAD(P)-dependent oxidoreductase: MTVVDYDGLADVLADTDILVMILPHHPSTANAMNAERFAQLKPGALVVNVGRGSTVDEQALVDALRSGHLAGAAIDVTATEPLPPESPLWDEKNLLITPHVAGGRPQNGDKLLAQNIDAVRTGGEIRNLVRR, from the coding sequence GTGACGGTCGTCGACTACGACGGCCTCGCCGACGTGCTCGCCGACACCGACATCCTCGTGATGATCCTTCCGCACCACCCCAGCACCGCCAACGCGATGAACGCGGAGCGGTTTGCTCAGCTCAAGCCCGGCGCGCTGGTGGTGAACGTGGGCCGCGGCAGCACCGTCGACGAGCAGGCCCTCGTCGACGCGTTGCGCTCCGGCCACCTCGCGGGCGCCGCGATCGACGTGACGGCGACCGAGCCGCTGCCTCCCGAGTCGCCGCTCTGGGACGAGAAGAACCTGCTGATCACGCCGCACGTCGCGGGCGGTCGCCCGCAGAACGGCGACAAGTTGTTGGCCCAGAACATCGACGCGGTCCGCACGGGCGGCGAGATCCGCAACCTGGTCCGCCGCTAG
- a CDS encoding cation diffusion facilitator family transporter: MWGRARASKIERVSTTRVDLTKFAWLSIAAALVTIALKSAAWLITGSVGLLSDAAESVVNLVAAIVALIALRVAAKPADKNHHYGHSKAEYFSSAIEGVMIFVAASVILVLGIQRLLNPQPLEQVGIGLLISVVAAAVNGAVAMVLIKAGRRYNSITLRADGQHLMTDLITSVGVVVGVGLVWLTGWKILDPIVAIAVGINILWTGWRLVSESTAGLMDESLPKETNARIREILDTHTGDEIRFHALRTRVSGARAFMEMHMLVPGAWSVKEGHDAMEDLIDEIRDEFPDLHVTGHLEPVEDPRSYEDEHLD; the protein is encoded by the coding sequence TTGTGGGGCCGAGCGCGGGCGTCGAAGATTGAGCGTGTGAGCACCACCCGAGTCGACCTGACCAAGTTCGCCTGGCTGTCCATCGCGGCGGCCCTCGTGACGATCGCGCTCAAGTCGGCGGCGTGGCTGATCACCGGATCGGTCGGCCTCCTCTCCGACGCGGCCGAGTCCGTCGTCAACCTGGTAGCCGCGATCGTCGCGCTGATCGCGCTTCGCGTCGCCGCGAAGCCCGCGGACAAGAACCACCACTACGGCCACTCGAAGGCCGAGTACTTCTCCTCGGCCATCGAGGGCGTGATGATCTTCGTGGCCGCCTCCGTGATCCTGGTGCTCGGCATCCAGCGGTTGCTGAACCCGCAGCCGCTCGAGCAGGTGGGCATCGGCCTGCTGATCTCCGTGGTGGCGGCGGCCGTCAACGGGGCGGTCGCGATGGTGCTGATCAAGGCGGGGCGGCGCTACAACTCGATCACGCTGCGCGCCGACGGACAGCACCTGATGACCGACCTGATCACCTCGGTCGGGGTCGTGGTCGGCGTCGGTCTCGTCTGGTTGACGGGATGGAAGATCCTCGACCCGATCGTCGCCATCGCCGTCGGCATCAACATCCTCTGGACGGGCTGGCGGCTCGTCTCTGAGTCGACGGCGGGCCTGATGGACGAGTCGCTTCCGAAGGAGACCAACGCCCGGATCCGCGAGATCCTGGACACCCACACCGGCGACGAGATCAGGTTCCACGCGCTGCGCACCCGGGTCTCCGGGGCGAGGGCCTTCATGGAGATGCACATGCTCGTGCCGGGCGCCTGGAGCGTCAAGGAGGGCCACGACGCCATGGAGGACCTCATCGACGAGATCCGCGACGAGTTCCCCGACCTGCACGTCACCGGGCACCTGGAGCCGGTGGAGGACCCCCGCAGCTACGAGGACGAGCACCTCGACTGA
- a CDS encoding MFS transporter, whose product MAAGAFPRFWAAATISSFGSAVSGVALPVLLVQVLDASATEVGLVNAAQFVPYAVLGLIAGVYVDRWRRRPVLVVTSLGRAFCLALIPLLWLAGGLHAWSLALLLIGFGAFSVFGFAASQSILPSLVPRSELVRANARLDQSDTAAQTAGPLVGGGLVGLFGAPIAIAVDAASYVVDAFLNAGLRVDEARSVDAKRPRLVAQLREGFGWTYRHATLGPLAVSTHVWFLASSASGTVLSLIALRTLGLSPLVFSLLIAGGGVTGLLGASLAPAVGRRLGPGPTIIGARLLYAVTWLIVALTMGTPAAVPALFVALALHGLAAGIENSNEMGYWQALTPDRLLGRVNGTRRSINRTVAVLGSALGGVCLTLIGDRGTLLGIVAVFAVATAIVALSPLRLQGRRWDPEAPSEA is encoded by the coding sequence ATGGCCGCTGGCGCGTTTCCCCGCTTCTGGGCCGCAGCGACGATCTCCTCGTTCGGCTCCGCGGTCAGCGGCGTCGCGCTTCCGGTGCTTCTTGTGCAGGTTCTGGACGCCTCCGCGACCGAGGTGGGCCTGGTCAACGCGGCCCAGTTCGTGCCATACGCGGTGCTCGGGCTGATCGCGGGCGTCTACGTCGACCGGTGGCGGCGCAGGCCGGTGCTGGTCGTCACGAGCCTCGGCCGGGCGTTCTGCCTCGCGCTGATCCCGCTGCTCTGGCTCGCGGGCGGACTGCATGCCTGGTCGCTTGCCCTGTTGCTGATCGGCTTCGGCGCCTTCTCGGTGTTCGGGTTCGCCGCGTCCCAGTCGATCCTGCCGAGCCTTGTCCCCCGCTCGGAACTGGTGCGGGCCAACGCCCGTCTCGACCAGAGCGACACCGCGGCCCAGACCGCTGGCCCGCTCGTCGGGGGCGGCCTCGTCGGCCTGTTCGGCGCGCCCATCGCGATCGCCGTCGACGCGGCCAGTTACGTCGTCGACGCGTTCCTCAACGCTGGCCTGCGCGTCGACGAGGCGCGATCCGTCGACGCCAAGCGCCCGCGTCTGGTCGCCCAACTGCGCGAGGGCTTCGGGTGGACCTATCGGCACGCGACGCTCGGCCCGCTCGCCGTCTCCACCCACGTCTGGTTCCTCGCGAGTTCCGCGAGCGGCACCGTCCTCAGCCTGATCGCGCTGCGAACGCTTGGCTTATCGCCGTTGGTGTTCAGCCTCCTCATCGCCGGAGGCGGGGTGACGGGCCTGCTCGGCGCGTCGCTCGCCCCTGCCGTGGGTCGGCGCCTCGGCCCGGGCCCGACGATCATCGGTGCCCGCCTGCTGTACGCCGTCACGTGGCTGATCGTCGCGCTGACCATGGGCACGCCGGCAGCGGTCCCCGCCCTGTTCGTCGCGCTCGCGTTGCACGGGCTGGCCGCCGGGATCGAGAACTCCAACGAGATGGGCTACTGGCAGGCGTTGACGCCCGACCGGCTGCTGGGGAGGGTCAACGGGACGAGGCGATCCATCAACCGGACCGTGGCCGTGCTCGGCTCTGCGCTCGGGGGCGTCTGCCTCACTCTGATCGGCGACCGCGGCACGCTGCTCGGCATCGTCGCGGTATTTGCCGTGGCCACTGCGATCGTCGCGCTCTCACCGCTGCGGCTACAGGGGAGGCGCTGGGACCCCGAAGCCCCTTCCGAGGCCTGA
- a CDS encoding NUDIX hydrolase: MSALTDLDRLLAAWTPSEDQQAVLLERYVRFAAEHGKASLEKSGGPVHFTASLIPFDEDLTRVLLVFHAKAQRWLQPGGHVEADDPTVEAAARREGREECGVPVDGALVPAQLDAHELGGRFTCREHLDIRFATRVPSDAVPHVSDESEDVRWFAVDDPVVRAEVGALVAAGLAALRSAAG, from the coding sequence GTGAGCGCACTGACCGACCTCGACCGCCTGCTGGCCGCCTGGACCCCGTCCGAGGATCAGCAGGCGGTCCTGCTTGAGCGCTACGTGCGTTTCGCCGCCGAGCACGGGAAGGCGTCGCTGGAGAAGTCGGGCGGGCCGGTGCACTTCACGGCCAGCCTGATCCCGTTCGACGAGGACCTCACGCGCGTGCTGCTGGTGTTCCACGCGAAGGCGCAGCGCTGGCTGCAGCCCGGCGGGCACGTAGAGGCCGACGACCCGACCGTCGAGGCCGCCGCGCGGCGCGAGGGTCGCGAGGAGTGCGGGGTGCCGGTCGACGGCGCACTGGTGCCCGCGCAGTTGGACGCGCACGAGTTGGGCGGCAGGTTCACCTGCCGCGAGCACCTGGACATCCGCTTCGCGACGAGGGTCCCCTCGGACGCGGTGCCGCACGTGTCGGACGAGTCCGAGGACGTCCGCTGGTTCGCGGTCGACGACCCGGTGGTCCGCGCCGAGGTCGGCGCCCTGGTCGCAGCGGGCCTTGCCGCCCTGAGATCCGCCGCTGGTTGA
- a CDS encoding galactokinase family protein, translating to MKWFVPGRLEVLGKHTDYMGGRSLLAAVDRGITIEVTDSDAGFVASTTALPGEIRLEPGTDPGLPGGHWGNYVQAVLDRLASNFGDLRSARIVIDSDLPLASGMSSSSALVVAVALALADHNGLREREEWTSNISDDVDLAGYMATMENGLTFGTLEGLKGVGTFGGSEDHTAMLCCHPGKLTEFTFCPIVEGESVDLPEDLTFVVAVSGVLAEKTGAALEHYNSLSANAREIVEAWNDATGSEDAVVADALASDEDALEGLRAVTAHDPSLSRRLSAFVTESEVVIPRAVAALRAGDLAAFGAAADESHRNAADVLGNQVPETNRLQALARELGAIASAGFGAGFGGSVWALVPVADAQAFGDRWLTAYLAEFPEVAQTASIVVTRPGGPARRL from the coding sequence GTGAAGTGGTTCGTCCCCGGTCGCCTCGAGGTGCTGGGTAAGCACACCGACTACATGGGCGGCCGCTCGCTGCTGGCCGCCGTCGACCGCGGCATCACCATCGAGGTGACCGACTCCGACGCGGGCTTCGTCGCCTCCACGACGGCGCTGCCCGGCGAGATCAGGCTCGAGCCGGGCACCGACCCCGGCCTGCCAGGCGGCCACTGGGGCAATTACGTCCAGGCGGTCCTCGACCGCCTCGCCTCCAACTTCGGCGACCTGCGGTCCGCGCGGATCGTGATCGACTCCGACCTCCCGCTAGCGTCGGGCATGAGTTCGTCGTCCGCGCTCGTCGTCGCGGTCGCGCTCGCCCTTGCCGACCACAACGGCCTGCGGGAACGCGAGGAATGGACGTCGAACATCTCCGACGACGTCGACCTGGCCGGCTACATGGCCACCATGGAGAACGGCCTGACGTTCGGCACGCTGGAGGGCCTGAAGGGCGTCGGAACCTTCGGCGGGTCCGAGGACCACACCGCGATGCTGTGCTGCCACCCGGGCAAGCTCACCGAGTTCACGTTCTGCCCGATCGTCGAGGGCGAATCGGTCGACCTGCCCGAGGACCTGACGTTCGTGGTCGCCGTCTCCGGCGTGCTCGCCGAGAAGACCGGCGCCGCGCTTGAGCACTACAACTCGCTGTCTGCCAACGCGCGCGAGATCGTCGAGGCGTGGAACGACGCGACGGGCAGCGAGGACGCGGTGGTCGCCGACGCGCTCGCCAGCGACGAGGACGCCCTCGAGGGCCTGCGGGCGGTGACGGCGCACGACCCGTCGCTGAGCAGGCGGCTGAGCGCGTTCGTGACCGAGTCTGAGGTCGTCATCCCCCGCGCCGTCGCGGCTCTGCGGGCCGGCGATCTGGCGGCCTTCGGCGCCGCGGCCGACGAGTCGCACCGCAACGCCGCCGACGTGCTCGGCAACCAGGTTCCCGAGACCAACCGACTGCAGGCGCTCGCCCGCGAACTCGGCGCGATCGCCTCGGCGGGCTTCGGCGCCGGGTTCGGCGGCTCCGTGTGGGCACTCGTCCCGGTCGCGGACGCGCAGGCCTTCGGCGACCGCTGGTTGACGGCCTACCTCGCCGAGTTCCCCGAGGTCGCACAGACCGCGTCGATCGTCGTCACCCGCCCCGGCGGGCCGGCGCGTCGCCTGTGA
- a CDS encoding nucleotidyltransferase family protein, producing MSFQAPHKAVILARGLGSRMRKEAEGVALSDEQTKAADAGVKAMISVGRPFLDHVISALADAGFTDICLVIGPEHDLIRDYYDTVEKSRVTISYAIQEVPLGTANAVLSAEEFAGDDRVLVINSDNYYPAEALDLLKDVPGSALVGFTREGMLTRSNIAADRLAAFALATADAEGNLDELVEKPDEATAARLGADAVISMNCWLCTPAIFAAAKAIPPSARGEYEITDAVRQAIADGDPYRVVRADVGVLDMSNRGDIASVVDALGDSEVVL from the coding sequence ATGAGCTTCCAGGCACCCCACAAAGCCGTCATCCTGGCCCGCGGGCTCGGGTCCCGCATGCGTAAGGAGGCTGAGGGCGTCGCCCTCAGCGATGAGCAGACCAAGGCGGCAGACGCCGGCGTGAAGGCGATGATCTCGGTCGGTCGCCCGTTCCTCGACCACGTGATCAGCGCCCTGGCCGACGCAGGCTTCACCGACATCTGCCTGGTGATCGGCCCCGAGCACGACCTGATCCGCGACTACTACGACACCGTCGAGAAGTCCCGCGTCACCATCTCCTACGCGATCCAGGAGGTGCCGCTCGGCACCGCGAACGCCGTGCTGTCGGCCGAGGAGTTCGCGGGCGACGACCGCGTGCTCGTCATCAACTCGGACAACTACTACCCGGCCGAGGCGCTCGACCTGCTCAAGGACGTGCCCGGCTCCGCGCTCGTCGGCTTCACCCGCGAGGGGATGCTGACGCGCTCCAACATCGCCGCTGACCGACTCGCGGCCTTCGCGCTCGCCACCGCAGACGCCGAGGGCAACCTCGACGAACTGGTCGAGAAGCCCGACGAGGCCACCGCCGCCCGACTGGGCGCGGACGCCGTCATCTCGATGAACTGCTGGCTGTGCACGCCCGCGATCTTCGCCGCGGCGAAGGCCATCCCGCCGTCGGCGCGCGGCGAGTACGAGATCACCGACGCAGTCCGCCAGGCCATCGCAGACGGCGACCCGTACCGCGTGGTGCGCGCCGACGTCGGCGTGCTCGACATGAGCAACCGCGGCGACATCGCATCGGTCGTCGACGCGCTCGGCGACAGCGAGGTCGTCCTGTGA
- the dhaL gene encoding dihydroxyacetone kinase subunit DhaL, whose amino-acid sequence MTAVLEWLRECAREFDERLDELNDLDRVLGDGDHGTNMRRGFAAAESLQLSENARAFEALRQVGMALVSNVGGASGPLFGTFLLRAGANWPSPPSTAGVAIAVRQGLNGVVARGKADAGDKTMVDALIPAAESLEASARNGEDLQTALAKAADAAEAGRDATAGMVAKRGRAHLRADESVGVLDPGAVSMSIILRTAAQHIS is encoded by the coding sequence GTGACGGCAGTACTTGAGTGGCTGCGCGAGTGCGCTCGCGAGTTCGACGAACGGCTCGATGAGCTCAACGATCTGGATCGCGTCCTGGGCGACGGCGACCACGGCACCAACATGCGGCGCGGCTTCGCGGCCGCCGAATCCCTGCAACTCTCCGAGAACGCGCGCGCCTTCGAGGCGCTCCGCCAGGTCGGCATGGCGCTGGTCAGCAACGTCGGCGGCGCCTCCGGGCCCCTGTTCGGCACGTTCCTGCTGCGCGCCGGGGCGAACTGGCCGTCGCCGCCGAGCACGGCAGGCGTCGCCATCGCGGTGCGCCAGGGCCTCAACGGCGTCGTCGCACGCGGGAAGGCCGACGCGGGAGACAAGACCATGGTCGACGCGCTGATCCCGGCCGCCGAGTCGCTCGAGGCCTCCGCCCGCAACGGCGAGGACCTGCAGACGGCGCTCGCGAAGGCGGCCGACGCCGCTGAGGCGGGCCGCGACGCGACGGCGGGCATGGTCGCCAAGCGCGGCCGGGCGCACCTTCGCGCGGACGAGTCGGTCGGCGTCCTCGACCCGGGCGCGGTGTCGATGAGCATCATTCTGCGCACCGCCGCTCAGCACATTTCGTAG
- a CDS encoding PLD nuclease N-terminal domain-containing protein, translating to MPRVLLIIAVVMLTVYCVVEVAQSRGYRVRSMPRWLWAFAVICVPVIGPISWLFLGRPVKETRQLPPTAKAPDDDEDFLRGLR from the coding sequence ATGCCTCGGGTCCTGCTCATCATCGCTGTGGTGATGCTCACCGTGTACTGCGTCGTGGAGGTCGCGCAGTCACGGGGCTACCGGGTGCGCTCCATGCCCCGATGGCTGTGGGCGTTCGCCGTGATCTGCGTCCCCGTCATCGGCCCGATCTCCTGGCTCTTCCTGGGCCGCCCCGTCAAGGAAACGCGGCAACTGCCGCCCACCGCAAAGGCTCCTGACGACGACGAAGACTTCCTGCGCGGCCTCCGCTGA
- a CDS encoding AMP-binding protein, translating to MQDLATSVARFLDGGPGLWLADGDSTAPEGTVVVATSGSSGDAKLVVLGREALVAAALSSAERLGFAGRWHLTLSPRYVAGLMVLVRGLLGDGVVAADPSLASLRPSGEGDCVSIVGTQLYRALEQPDVAGALARFDAVLVGGAALRPDLRDRARRAGIRVIETYGMSETCGGVVWDGVPLPGVDVRLGELGRVAIAGPSVFDGYLGRPELTAATLVDGAVLTRDRAHWEDGVLVIDGRVDDVVISGGVNVDLAAVRAAAARLDPDTAVLAVDDPEWGARVVLFAPSGSLEQWRDRLRAGLPAACLPRQVVLVDPLPRGLGGKPDREKLLQLVEP from the coding sequence ATGCAGGATCTGGCAACGTCGGTGGCCCGCTTCCTCGACGGCGGCCCCGGGCTGTGGCTCGCCGACGGGGATTCGACGGCGCCGGAGGGCACCGTCGTGGTCGCCACCTCCGGATCGAGCGGCGACGCCAAGCTCGTCGTCCTCGGCCGTGAGGCCCTGGTCGCCGCGGCGCTCTCCTCCGCCGAGCGGCTCGGCTTTGCGGGGCGCTGGCACCTCACCCTCTCACCGCGCTACGTCGCGGGCCTCATGGTGCTCGTGCGGGGGCTGCTCGGCGACGGCGTGGTCGCCGCGGACCCGAGCCTCGCGTCGCTTCGCCCCAGCGGCGAGGGCGACTGCGTCTCGATCGTCGGCACCCAGCTCTACCGCGCGCTGGAGCAGCCCGACGTTGCGGGCGCGCTCGCCCGGTTCGACGCGGTACTCGTCGGGGGCGCCGCGCTGCGGCCCGACCTGCGCGACAGGGCCAGACGCGCGGGGATCCGGGTCATCGAGACCTATGGCATGAGCGAGACGTGCGGGGGCGTCGTCTGGGACGGGGTGCCGCTGCCCGGCGTCGACGTCCGGTTGGGGGAGTTGGGCCGCGTCGCGATCGCCGGGCCGAGCGTCTTCGACGGCTACCTCGGTCGCCCGGAACTGACCGCGGCGACCCTGGTCGACGGCGCCGTCCTGACCCGCGACCGGGCGCACTGGGAGGACGGAGTCCTGGTGATCGACGGCCGCGTCGACGACGTCGTCATCTCCGGCGGCGTCAACGTCGACCTCGCGGCGGTGCGCGCCGCGGCCGCCCGGCTGGACCCCGACACCGCGGTGCTCGCCGTCGACGACCCCGAGTGGGGAGCGCGGGTGGTGTTGTTCGCCCCGTCCGGGTCCCTCGAGCAGTGGCGCGACCGGCTCAGGGCCGGCCTGCCCGCCGCCTGCCTGCCCCGGCAGGTCGTGCTCGTCGACCCGCTCCCGCGCGGCCTGGGTGGTAAGCCGGACCGGGAAAAGCTCCTACAGTTGGTCGAACCATGA
- a CDS encoding 1,4-dihydroxy-2-naphthoate polyprenyltransferase: MNDTLAIWVAGARPRTLPAAVAPILAGSASAAALGHHDWLIALLCLVLALALQVGVNYANDYSDGVRGTDDDRVGPVRLVASGLASPRAVKAAAFASFGVGALTGLAVVALSGHWWLLAVGALCILAAWFYTGGRRPYGYLGLGELMVFVFFGLVATVGTTYVIADSAPLHAWIAGAAVGALASAILVANNIRDIATDRESGKLTLPARLGDAGARRFYAALCAVAALGIVGFAALTTWYALIALLSLLLLIDPLRRVLGGAMGPRLIPVIQSTGFAEIGLGLGLLVGVYLG; encoded by the coding sequence ATGAACGACACCCTCGCCATCTGGGTGGCGGGCGCACGCCCCCGCACCCTCCCAGCCGCCGTCGCGCCGATCCTCGCCGGGTCGGCGAGCGCCGCGGCGCTCGGCCACCACGACTGGCTGATCGCGCTGCTGTGCCTCGTGCTCGCGCTCGCGCTCCAGGTCGGCGTCAACTACGCCAACGACTACTCCGACGGCGTGCGCGGCACCGACGACGACCGCGTCGGCCCCGTCCGACTGGTCGCCTCCGGGCTGGCGAGCCCCCGCGCGGTGAAGGCCGCGGCGTTCGCGTCCTTCGGCGTCGGCGCCCTCACAGGGCTCGCGGTGGTGGCGCTCAGCGGACACTGGTGGCTGCTCGCCGTCGGCGCGCTGTGCATCCTGGCCGCCTGGTTCTACACCGGAGGCAGGCGCCCCTACGGATACCTGGGGCTCGGCGAGTTGATGGTCTTCGTGTTCTTCGGGCTGGTCGCCACCGTCGGCACGACCTACGTGATCGCCGACTCGGCGCCCCTGCACGCCTGGATCGCGGGCGCCGCCGTCGGCGCCCTGGCCAGCGCGATCCTGGTCGCCAACAACATCCGCGACATCGCCACCGACCGCGAGTCCGGCAAGCTCACCCTCCCCGCCCGCCTCGGCGACGCGGGCGCCCGACGGTTCTACGCAGCGCTGTGCGCGGTGGCCGCGCTCGGCATCGTCGGATTCGCGGCCCTCACCACGTGGTACGCGCTGATCGCGCTACTGTCGCTGCTGCTGCTGATCGACCCGCTGCGCCGCGTCCTCGGCGGCGCGATGGGCCCGCGGCTGATCCCGGTGATCCAGTCCACCGGCTTCGCCGAGATCGGGCTCGGCCTCGGCCTGCTCGTCGGGGTTTATCTCGGATGA
- a CDS encoding o-succinylbenzoate synthase codes for MSAPFVYDIPMTVGFRGITRRSGVLFEGDAGWSEWSPFPEYDDDEAAAWLLAAREWADLGAPTPVRDRVEVNGIVPALDPEAAAARAVASGCRTVKIKVAGPGSGLDDDVARVAAVRAALPEARLRVDANGGWSLEEARVAVAELAPFGLEYVEQPCASVDELATLRAMDLGVPIAADESIRRAEDPMRVKRAGAADIAIIKVQPLGGVSRCLRLADELGLPVVVSSAVETSVGLAAGVALAAALPDLPYACGLETQRLLAADVTAAPLAPVDGTLPVGPVAVDPALLEACRADEDVTAFWLARWERVNRIVEGRR; via the coding sequence ATGAGCGCCCCGTTCGTCTACGACATCCCCATGACGGTCGGCTTCCGCGGCATCACGCGCCGCAGCGGAGTCCTGTTCGAGGGCGATGCCGGCTGGTCGGAATGGAGCCCGTTCCCCGAATACGACGACGACGAGGCGGCCGCCTGGCTGCTTGCCGCCCGTGAATGGGCCGACCTCGGAGCGCCGACGCCGGTGCGTGACCGCGTCGAGGTCAACGGCATCGTGCCAGCGCTCGACCCCGAAGCCGCGGCCGCCCGCGCCGTCGCGTCCGGGTGCCGCACGGTCAAGATCAAGGTCGCAGGGCCTGGGAGCGGGCTCGACGACGACGTCGCCCGGGTCGCCGCGGTGCGTGCCGCGCTTCCCGAGGCGCGGCTACGGGTCGACGCGAACGGCGGGTGGAGCCTCGAGGAGGCGCGGGTCGCCGTCGCCGAACTCGCGCCGTTCGGCCTCGAGTACGTCGAGCAGCCCTGCGCCTCCGTCGACGAACTGGCCACCCTGCGGGCCATGGACCTTGGCGTCCCGATCGCGGCGGACGAGTCGATCCGGCGCGCCGAGGACCCGATGCGGGTCAAGCGGGCAGGCGCGGCCGACATCGCCATCATCAAGGTGCAGCCCCTCGGCGGCGTGTCCCGCTGCCTGCGACTCGCCGACGAGTTGGGGCTCCCCGTCGTCGTCTCCTCGGCGGTCGAGACGTCGGTGGGGCTCGCCGCGGGCGTCGCGCTCGCGGCCGCACTTCCCGACCTGCCGTACGCGTGCGGGCTCGAGACGCAGCGACTCCTCGCGGCCGACGTCACCGCCGCGCCGCTCGCGCCGGTCGACGGGACGCTCCCCGTTGGGCCCGTCGCCGTCGACCCGGCGCTGCTGGAGGCCTGCCGAGCGGACGAGGACGTGACCGCCTTCTGGCTCGCCAGGTGGGAGCGCGTGAACCGGATCGTGGAGGGGCGCAGATGA